One region of Flavobacterium sp. KACC 22763 genomic DNA includes:
- a CDS encoding PorP/SprF family type IX secretion system membrane protein, whose amino-acid sequence MKKIILLINFLFCLSVSAQQDPEYTHYMYNMSVVNPAYATGVPAMMNFGGLYRTQWVGAYGAPKTFTFFGHTAINDKIEAGISFISDDIGDGAKKENNVYADFAYVLKLGGKNKLSLGLKAGFSSMQTNFNGFRFTDPQTDYAFSENINATKPNIGVGAYYFRDNLYVGLSAPNLLKSKYIEEKSGVNAFGSEEIHTFLTAGYVFQVSDKVKLKPAFMSKFVKGAPITLDVTANVLYNEKFEFGAAYRIDDSVSALFNINVTPTLRVGYAYDYTLTNFGQFNSGTHEIMLLFDLDLLGKGFDKSPRFF is encoded by the coding sequence ATGAAAAAAATAATACTCCTTATAAATTTTCTTTTCTGTTTATCCGTTTCTGCCCAGCAAGATCCAGAATACACGCATTATATGTACAATATGAGTGTTGTCAATCCTGCTTACGCAACAGGTGTTCCTGCCATGATGAATTTTGGAGGATTATACAGAACACAATGGGTAGGCGCTTATGGTGCTCCAAAAACATTTACGTTTTTTGGACATACAGCAATCAACGATAAAATAGAAGCTGGAATCTCTTTTATTTCAGATGATATTGGAGATGGAGCTAAAAAAGAAAATAATGTTTATGCCGATTTTGCCTATGTTCTAAAGTTAGGCGGAAAAAATAAACTATCGTTGGGTTTAAAAGCAGGATTTTCATCCATGCAAACCAATTTTAACGGATTTCGTTTTACAGATCCTCAGACAGATTATGCTTTTTCAGAAAACATCAATGCAACAAAGCCAAATATTGGAGTAGGAGCCTATTATTTTAGAGATAATCTTTATGTTGGATTATCTGCACCCAATTTGCTGAAATCAAAATATATTGAAGAGAAATCTGGGGTGAATGCTTTTGGTTCTGAAGAAATACACACTTTTTTAACGGCTGGTTATGTTTTTCAAGTTAGCGATAAGGTGAAATTGAAACCAGCATTTATGTCAAAATTTGTAAAAGGTGCCCCGATTACTTTAGATGTTACGGCCAATGTTTTGTATAATGAAAAATTTGAATTTGGTGCCGCCTACAGAATTGATGATTCGGTAAGTGCTTTATTCAATATTAATGTCACGCCGACATTGAGAGTAGGATATGCTTACGATTATACACTCACGAACTTTGGTCAGTTTAATTCTGGAACACACGAAATCATGCTACTGTTCGATCTCGACTTGTTAGGAAAAGGATTTGATAAATCACCAAGATTCTTTTAA
- a CDS encoding OmpA family protein, whose amino-acid sequence MKKLLVIIFVFSIQFIKAQDQELIRAKRFFDKTYYSEAIILYQKLADERPSQEVIKNLADSYFYTNDLVKAQRYYRLLVSNYSNNLDREYYFRYAQTLKATNSTDDANANLKEYYAKSSNSEDLANFEKELKTLENVTAIGKRFEIKNLVINTPNSEFGAVKYKENLVFAGVKLKPGLFDKKFKWDNETYLNLVSIPLKNINSADSIVHYFAKELKTGMHESNAVFTKDGKTMYFTRNNSKNGKKKKDEKKISNLQIFKAEWVEGKWTNITSLPFNSPNYSVEHPALSADEKILYFASDMPGSLGSFDIYSVNINKGAFDTPKNLGAQINTDKREQFPFASADNKLYFSSDGHLGYGSLDVFVSEISGNDYSKPVNVGLPLNSNLDDFAFNIDSNTKEGFFSSNREGGKGSDDIYQFKEIKDLIVEDCKQFIAGTITDIDTQLALENATVLLQDSDNKTLNTITTSADGKFSFTVACEASYKISAFKENYTNASKILTLDKTRDKVNDGSLALRSLDAIKKEEKQIAENKRKQEIIIEEENKKKEALAAIELKEKEKKAKEAAIVAAEVRKNEKVKEILAKEKDVVKDKDRLIIKTDPIYFDYDLWYIRKESKVILGRVVELMKKYPSMVIEIGSHTDSRGNEKYNADLSQKRANSTREFIIQSGIEAKRVSAKGYGESVPIIKCKTDESCSEEEHELNRRSEFVIKNL is encoded by the coding sequence ATGAAAAAATTACTCGTTATTATATTCGTATTTTCAATACAGTTTATAAAGGCACAGGATCAGGAATTGATTAGAGCAAAACGTTTTTTTGATAAAACGTATTACAGCGAAGCCATTATTTTATATCAAAAATTAGCTGACGAAAGACCTTCACAAGAAGTAATTAAAAACTTGGCTGATTCTTATTTCTATACCAATGATTTAGTCAAAGCACAGCGTTATTATCGTCTGTTGGTTTCAAATTACAGCAATAATTTAGATCGAGAATATTATTTTAGATATGCTCAGACTTTAAAAGCGACTAATAGTACTGATGATGCAAATGCCAATTTAAAAGAGTATTATGCAAAATCATCCAATTCTGAAGATCTTGCCAATTTTGAAAAAGAACTAAAAACCTTAGAAAACGTTACTGCAATCGGTAAACGTTTTGAGATTAAAAACCTTGTGATAAATACGCCAAATTCAGAGTTTGGAGCGGTTAAATACAAAGAAAATCTAGTTTTTGCAGGTGTTAAATTGAAGCCTGGTTTATTCGATAAAAAGTTTAAATGGGATAACGAAACTTATTTGAATTTGGTTTCAATTCCTTTAAAAAACATCAATTCAGCAGATTCCATTGTTCATTATTTTGCGAAAGAATTAAAAACCGGAATGCACGAATCGAATGCTGTTTTTACAAAAGATGGTAAAACGATGTATTTTACACGAAACAATTCTAAAAATGGCAAGAAGAAAAAAGATGAAAAGAAAATCTCGAATCTTCAGATTTTTAAAGCAGAATGGGTAGAAGGAAAATGGACCAATATTACATCGCTTCCATTCAACAGTCCAAATTATTCTGTTGAGCATCCCGCTTTGAGTGCCGATGAAAAAATCTTGTATTTTGCTTCGGATATGCCAGGGTCTTTAGGCTCGTTTGATATTTATTCGGTAAATATAAATAAAGGAGCATTTGATACACCGAAGAATTTAGGGGCACAAATTAATACCGATAAGAGAGAACAGTTTCCTTTTGCTTCGGCAGATAATAAATTATATTTTTCTTCAGACGGACATTTAGGATACGGATCTTTAGATGTTTTCGTTTCTGAAATAAGCGGAAATGACTATTCGAAACCAGTAAATGTTGGACTTCCGTTAAATTCTAATTTAGACGATTTTGCGTTTAATATCGATTCTAATACCAAAGAAGGATTTTTCTCGTCGAATAGAGAAGGAGGAAAGGGAAGCGACGATATTTATCAATTCAAAGAAATAAAAGATTTGATTGTTGAAGATTGTAAGCAGTTTATTGCTGGAACGATTACAGATATTGATACACAATTGGCTCTAGAAAATGCGACAGTATTATTGCAAGATTCAGATAACAAAACTTTAAACACCATTACAACTTCTGCTGACGGAAAATTCAGTTTTACGGTTGCTTGTGAGGCTTCTTATAAAATAAGCGCATTCAAAGAAAATTATACTAATGCTTCTAAAATACTGACTTTAGACAAAACAAGAGATAAAGTAAATGACGGTTCTTTGGCTTTGAGATCTCTAGACGCTATTAAAAAAGAAGAAAAGCAGATTGCTGAAAATAAAAGAAAGCAGGAAATTATTATTGAAGAAGAAAACAAGAAAAAAGAAGCTTTGGCAGCAATTGAATTAAAAGAAAAAGAGAAAAAAGCCAAAGAAGCGGCTATCGTTGCAGCTGAAGTTAGAAAGAATGAAAAAGTAAAAGAGATTTTAGCAAAAGAAAAAGATGTTGTAAAAGATAAAGACCGTTTGATCATTAAAACAGACCCGATTTACTTCGATTATGATTTGTGGTACATTCGAAAAGAATCAAAAGTGATTTTAGGCAGAGTGGTTGAATTAATGAAAAAATATCCTAGTATGGTAATCGAAATTGGATCGCATACCGATTCAAGAGGAAATGAAAAATACAATGCCGATTTATCTCAGAAAAGAGCAAACTCAACTAGAGAGTTTATTATTCAATCTGGAATTGAAGCCAAAAGAGTTTCTGCAAAAGGTTATGGAGAATCGGTTCCAATTATAAAATGTAAAACTGATGAATCGTGCTCTGAAGAAGAACATGAATTGAACAGAAGATCTGAATTTGTAATCAAAAATTTATAA
- a CDS encoding DUF1573 domain-containing protein: protein MKNAASFIAVLLFSAISYAQNGPKIEFAAPDNTIDYGKISKSDNGLRSFEFTNTGDAPLLITGAESTVSSIIVTKPAAAILPGKKGKIDVKYNMVAGPIRKTITVETNAVNYPDGRVALKIKGEVQ, encoded by the coding sequence ATGAAAAATGCAGCCTCTTTTATTGCAGTCTTATTGTTTAGTGCAATAAGTTATGCGCAAAATGGCCCAAAAATTGAATTTGCAGCCCCTGATAATACAATTGATTATGGAAAAATTTCTAAAAGTGACAATGGACTTCGTTCCTTTGAATTTACCAACACTGGAGATGCTCCATTATTAATTACAGGTGCAGAATCTACAGTAAGTTCAATCATTGTAACAAAACCTGCGGCAGCAATTTTGCCGGGCAAAAAAGGAAAAATCGATGTAAAATATAATATGGTCGCAGGACCTATTCGTAAAACAATTACTGTTGAAACAAATGCAGTAAATTATCCTGACGGAAGAGTAGCTCTTAAAATTAAGGGTGAAGTTCAATAA
- a CDS encoding valine--tRNA ligase gives MTIPAQFDAKTIESKWYDYWMKNNYFHSEPDHRTPYTIVIPPPNVTGVLHMGHMLNNTIQDVLIRRARLKGFNACWVPGTDHASIATEAKVVAKLKAEGINKNDLTREEFLKHAWEWTDKYGGTILEQLKKLGASCDWERTKFTMDPDMSASVIKSFVDLYNKGLIYRGYRMVNWDPEAKTTLSDEEVIYEEQQGKLFFLKYKIEGSEDFLTIATTRPETIFGDTAICINPNDERFTHLKGKKAIVPICGRVIPIIEDEYVDVEFGTGCLKVTPAHDMNDKTLGEKHNLEIVDIFNEDATLNSFGLHYQGKDRFVVRTEIAKELEEIGALAKTEIHLNKVGTSERTKAVIEPRLSDQWFLKMEELVKPAIKSVLETGDIKLHPKRFENTYAHWLNNIRDWNISRQLWWGQQIPAYYYGDGKEDFVVAENIEDALALAKEKTNNQQLTTDNLKQDVDALDTWFSSWLWPMSVFGGIMDPESPDFKYYYPTNDLVTGPDILFFWVARMIIAGYEYAGEKPFTNVYLTGLVRDKQRRKMSKSLGNSPDPLDLIDKFSADGVRVGLLLSASAGNDIMFDEELCSQGKAFSNKIWNAFKLIKGWEVSETIAQPESSKVAIEWYEAKLQQTLVDIEDNFEKYRISDSLMAIYKLVWDDFCSWFLEMIKPAYQQPIDSVTFAKAIEMLENNLKLLHPFMPFLTEEIWQLIAERSPEEALIVSTWPEVKPFDAKLIADFENSIEVISGIRTIRKDKNIPFKDAIELKGINSENVSTYFDSIITKLGNVSAFEYVSEKVDGALSFRVKSNEYFIPITGNIDVEAEIAKLTEELNYTKGFLKSVEAKLSNEKFVNGAPEKVLNLEKQKQADALAKIATIEQSLAGLK, from the coding sequence ATGACAATTCCAGCACAATTTGACGCTAAGACGATTGAGAGTAAATGGTATGATTACTGGATGAAAAACAACTATTTTCATTCAGAACCAGATCATAGAACACCGTACACCATTGTAATCCCGCCGCCAAACGTCACTGGAGTCCTTCACATGGGACATATGTTGAATAATACGATTCAGGATGTTTTAATTCGTAGAGCGCGTCTTAAAGGTTTCAACGCTTGTTGGGTACCAGGAACAGACCACGCATCTATTGCTACTGAAGCAAAAGTGGTAGCTAAATTAAAAGCAGAAGGAATCAATAAAAACGATTTGACCCGCGAAGAATTCCTAAAACATGCTTGGGAATGGACAGATAAATATGGCGGAACAATCTTAGAACAACTTAAGAAATTAGGTGCTTCTTGCGATTGGGAGCGTACCAAATTTACAATGGATCCAGATATGTCTGCATCTGTAATTAAATCGTTTGTAGATTTATACAACAAAGGATTAATCTACAGAGGATACCGTATGGTAAACTGGGATCCAGAAGCAAAAACTACTCTTTCTGATGAAGAAGTAATTTACGAAGAACAGCAAGGAAAATTATTTTTCTTAAAATATAAAATCGAAGGTTCGGAAGATTTCTTGACGATTGCTACAACACGTCCGGAAACTATTTTTGGAGACACTGCAATCTGTATCAATCCGAACGACGAACGTTTTACACATTTAAAAGGTAAAAAAGCGATCGTTCCAATCTGCGGAAGAGTAATCCCAATTATTGAAGACGAATATGTAGATGTAGAATTCGGAACAGGATGTTTGAAAGTAACGCCTGCGCACGATATGAACGATAAAACATTAGGTGAAAAACACAATCTTGAAATCGTTGATATTTTTAACGAAGATGCGACATTAAACAGTTTCGGATTACATTATCAAGGAAAAGACCGTTTTGTGGTTCGTACCGAAATTGCAAAAGAACTAGAAGAAATTGGAGCTTTAGCAAAAACAGAAATCCACTTAAACAAAGTAGGAACTTCTGAAAGAACCAAAGCGGTAATCGAACCAAGATTATCTGACCAATGGTTCTTGAAAATGGAAGAATTGGTAAAACCAGCAATTAAGTCAGTTTTAGAAACAGGAGATATTAAATTACATCCAAAACGTTTCGAAAACACTTACGCGCACTGGTTAAACAATATTCGCGATTGGAATATTTCTCGCCAGTTATGGTGGGGACAACAAATTCCAGCGTATTATTATGGAGACGGAAAAGAAGATTTCGTAGTTGCTGAAAACATTGAAGACGCTTTAGCTTTAGCAAAAGAAAAAACCAACAACCAACAACTAACAACCGACAACTTAAAACAAGATGTTGACGCATTAGACACTTGGTTCTCATCTTGGTTATGGCCAATGTCTGTTTTCGGCGGAATCATGGATCCAGAAAGTCCAGATTTTAAATATTATTATCCAACAAACGACTTGGTAACAGGCCCGGATATTTTATTTTTCTGGGTTGCGAGAATGATTATTGCTGGTTACGAATATGCAGGAGAAAAACCATTTACAAATGTATATTTAACTGGTTTAGTTCGTGATAAACAACGCCGTAAAATGTCTAAATCATTAGGAAATTCTCCTGATCCTTTAGACTTGATCGATAAATTTAGTGCAGATGGTGTTCGTGTAGGATTGCTTTTAAGTGCTTCTGCAGGAAACGACATTATGTTTGATGAAGAATTGTGCAGTCAAGGAAAAGCGTTTTCTAACAAAATCTGGAATGCTTTCAAATTGATTAAAGGTTGGGAAGTTTCAGAAACTATCGCACAGCCAGAATCATCAAAAGTGGCAATCGAATGGTACGAAGCTAAATTACAGCAAACTTTGGTTGATATTGAAGATAATTTCGAGAAATACAGAATTTCAGATTCATTGATGGCGATCTACAAATTGGTTTGGGATGACTTCTGTTCTTGGTTCTTAGAAATGATTAAACCAGCTTACCAACAGCCAATTGACAGCGTAACTTTCGCGAAAGCGATCGAAATGTTAGAAAACAACTTGAAGTTATTGCATCCGTTTATGCCTTTCTTGACAGAGGAAATTTGGCAGTTAATTGCTGAAAGATCTCCAGAAGAAGCTTTAATTGTTTCGACTTGGCCAGAAGTAAAACCGTTTGATGCAAAATTAATTGCTGATTTTGAAAATTCAATTGAAGTAATTTCTGGAATCAGAACCATCAGAAAAGACAAAAATATTCCGTTTAAAGACGCAATCGAATTAAAAGGAATCAACAGCGAAAATGTTTCTACTTATTTTGATTCAATTATAACGAAATTAGGAAATGTTTCTGCTTTCGAATATGTTTCAGAAAAAGTTGATGGCGCATTGTCTTTCCGTGTAAAATCAAATGAATATTTCATTCCAATTACAGGAAATATTGACGTTGAAGCTGAAATCGCAAAACTGACAGAAGAATTGAATTATACAAAAGGATTCTTGAAATCTGTTGAAGCGAAACTTTCTAACGAGAAATTCGTAAACGGAGCTCCAGAGAAAGTTCTTAATTTAGAAAAACAAAAACAAGCCGATGCTTTAGCAAAAATTGCTACAATCGAGCAGAGTTTGGCTGGTTTGAAATAA
- a CDS encoding GyrI-like domain-containing protein, which produces MSKLDLTKTDKTYYKAKTTPEIVYIAKANYISLTGQGDPSGKDFSEKIQALYTTAYVIKFMHKAMNNDFVVPKLEALWSFDNEKYASISMDEAPLKIPRSEWNYRIMIRMPDFVTKEQTEEAIAIAVNKKQNALAKTIEFFEMEEGKVIQVLHIGPFETEPQTLKKIQEFSTQNNLLQNGLHHEIYLSDFRKTAPDKLKTILREPVK; this is translated from the coding sequence ATGAGCAAATTAGATTTAACCAAAACGGACAAAACGTATTATAAGGCCAAAACTACTCCTGAAATTGTTTATATAGCAAAAGCAAATTATATATCGCTTACAGGCCAAGGAGATCCTTCTGGAAAAGATTTTTCAGAAAAAATTCAAGCGTTATACACTACGGCGTATGTTATTAAATTTATGCACAAAGCCATGAACAACGATTTTGTTGTCCCAAAACTAGAAGCATTGTGGAGTTTTGATAATGAAAAATACGCATCAATCTCAATGGATGAAGCTCCGCTGAAAATTCCTCGTTCTGAATGGAATTACAGAATTATGATTAGAATGCCCGATTTTGTAACGAAAGAACAAACCGAAGAAGCTATTGCCATTGCAGTCAACAAAAAACAAAATGCATTAGCCAAAACAATTGAATTCTTTGAAATGGAAGAAGGCAAAGTTATTCAGGTTCTTCATATTGGCCCTTTTGAAACTGAACCTCAAACACTGAAAAAAATTCAAGAATTTAGTACCCAAAACAATCTACTTCAAAATGGACTTCATCATGAAATTTATTTATCAGACTTTCGCAAAACAGCACCCGATAAATTAAAAACTATACTGAGAGAGCCTGTAAAATAA
- a CDS encoding TonB-dependent siderophore receptor, which produces MKYNLLFALGLLSFASYAQDYSSNETTSSVTDTVKNKKGEILNEVVVTKTKEPKPVTAVRSGLKPMDNPQSIQVIGSEVIEQQQAIRLSEVLKNANGVYVSSARGGAQESFFSRGYDMSANNMFKNGFRYNSGSIPDVSGLEKVEFLKGSSALLFGNVAPGGILNLVTKTPQFKSGGEISMQMGSYAYYKPAFDFYGGLNKSIAFRINGSYENSESFRDVVKNKRFYINPSLLFIINPKTQITVQGDYLSADWTPDFGTGIIGKEILDLPRSAFYGSLWSNGTTKSSSASVLLNHDFNKNWKLNFNSSYQTYDRTQKSTAQLSNLDDTKIYPIPGYWNRGLTQGQNLEQILGDQLSIQGNFNTGSVKHQIFTGVDWENSFATAYTYAFSEEKVKVNGKYDPSLYDTIYLFDFDPSTQRNDIPNARATQITKTDTNRFGVYFQDFISITDKFKVLAGIRWSWQEAEVSTYKETKTGAGNPQDAVPTVTPKRLDNAFSPKAGLVYQPTKDVSIFGSYSTSFTPNTGTTVDLQPIEASIIDQYEVGVKTDFFKGLLSTNVTVYQITNSNLAQMAPTKADGSDNFDASIKMLSGETKSKGVEVDVTARPVDGLNIIAGYSYNDMRYTKTSGLNGSFVEGDRVARTPLNTANLSFFYTLQSGFFKNVSFGAIGNYVGDRLGGWNDDYVWTENKPSTNPKTYTVTIRDRDIPLEGYVTIDASVGYTWNKFSILCKLSNITNTLNYTVHENYSVNPIAPRQVMTSLRYKF; this is translated from the coding sequence ATGAAATATAATTTACTATTTGCACTTGGATTATTAAGTTTTGCTTCTTACGCTCAGGATTACTCAAGCAATGAAACTACATCTTCAGTTACTGATACTGTAAAAAATAAAAAAGGAGAAATTCTAAACGAGGTTGTAGTTACTAAAACAAAAGAACCAAAACCTGTAACAGCAGTTCGTTCTGGATTAAAACCAATGGATAATCCGCAATCGATACAAGTTATCGGTTCTGAAGTTATCGAACAGCAACAAGCTATCAGATTAAGTGAAGTACTTAAAAATGCCAATGGTGTTTATGTAAGTTCTGCACGTGGTGGCGCTCAGGAGTCTTTCTTCTCAAGAGGTTATGACATGTCTGCTAATAACATGTTCAAAAACGGATTCCGTTACAATTCAGGCTCTATTCCTGATGTTTCAGGTTTAGAGAAAGTAGAATTTCTAAAAGGTAGTTCTGCATTATTATTTGGAAACGTAGCACCGGGAGGAATTTTAAACTTAGTAACCAAAACGCCTCAATTTAAAAGCGGAGGAGAAATCTCAATGCAAATGGGAAGTTACGCTTATTACAAACCAGCATTTGATTTTTATGGAGGTCTTAATAAATCAATTGCCTTTAGAATTAATGGTTCTTACGAGAATTCTGAAAGCTTTAGAGATGTCGTAAAAAACAAACGTTTTTACATTAACCCATCTTTACTTTTTATCATTAATCCAAAAACTCAAATTACAGTTCAAGGAGATTATTTAAGTGCAGATTGGACACCAGATTTTGGAACTGGAATTATCGGAAAAGAAATTTTAGATCTTCCAAGAAGCGCTTTCTACGGCTCTCTTTGGTCAAATGGAACAACTAAATCTTCTAGTGCATCGGTATTATTAAATCACGATTTTAATAAAAACTGGAAGTTAAACTTCAATAGTTCTTATCAAACATACGATAGAACACAAAAATCTACAGCTCAACTATCAAATTTAGATGACACTAAAATATATCCAATTCCAGGTTACTGGAACAGAGGTTTAACTCAGGGACAAAACTTAGAGCAAATTTTAGGAGATCAATTAAGCATTCAGGGGAACTTTAATACTGGATCTGTAAAACATCAAATTTTCACCGGTGTAGATTGGGAAAATTCGTTTGCAACTGCTTATACTTATGCTTTTAGTGAAGAAAAAGTAAAAGTAAACGGTAAGTATGATCCAAGTCTTTATGACACTATTTATCTTTTTGATTTTGATCCGTCAACACAAAGAAATGATATTCCGAACGCAAGAGCTACACAAATTACAAAAACAGATACAAATCGTTTTGGAGTGTACTTCCAAGATTTTATTTCTATCACAGATAAATTTAAAGTTTTGGCTGGTATCAGATGGTCTTGGCAAGAAGCTGAAGTTAGCACATACAAAGAAACTAAAACTGGAGCTGGAAATCCTCAAGATGCAGTTCCAACAGTTACACCGAAACGTTTAGACAACGCATTTTCTCCTAAAGCAGGATTAGTGTATCAGCCAACAAAAGACGTTTCGATATTCGGAAGCTACTCTACTTCTTTTACGCCAAATACAGGAACAACTGTAGATTTACAGCCTATCGAAGCTTCTATCATTGATCAATATGAAGTTGGTGTGAAAACAGATTTCTTTAAAGGTTTATTAAGCACAAATGTTACTGTTTATCAAATTACAAACAGCAATTTGGCACAGATGGCACCAACAAAAGCTGATGGAAGCGACAATTTTGATGCAAGCATTAAGATGTTAAGCGGTGAAACTAAAAGTAAAGGTGTTGAAGTTGATGTTACAGCAAGACCAGTAGATGGTTTAAATATTATCGCTGGATACAGCTATAACGACATGCGTTATACTAAAACTTCAGGCTTAAACGGAAGTTTTGTTGAAGGAGATCGTGTAGCAAGAACTCCATTAAATACTGCTAACTTAAGTTTCTTCTATACTTTACAGTCTGGATTCTTTAAAAATGTTTCTTTTGGAGCAATCGGAAACTATGTTGGTGATCGTTTAGGTGGATGGAATGATGATTATGTTTGGACAGAAAACAAACCTTCTACTAATCCAAAAACGTACACGGTAACCATCAGAGATCGTGATATTCCGTTAGAAGGTTATGTTACAATTGATGCATCTGTTGGATATACTTGGAATAAATTCTCTATTCTTTGCAAATTATCAAACATTACAAATACATTAAACTATACAGTTCATGAGAACTATAGTGTAAACCCAATCGCTCCTCGTCAGGTTATGACAAGTTTGAGATACAAGTTCTAA
- a CDS encoding DUF4198 domain-containing protein codes for MKSNTLKTISFLFLMLFAAPQLFAHALWIETKATGTKGKAQEISVYFGEFSDNDITKADKWFSDLKDFSLVVISPSKKEIKLTSKALDNKYQAFFTPDEDGVYTIVMHHTVKDVYGTMKLDYNSSANVVVGNKATGNNIASNTNKIAVFSENADAAKKDTKITGVASYDGAIAKETKIKVIAPNGWEKELWTNDKGEFSFTPIWSGNYMVEYAHTDKSSGEHNGKKYDEIWKMATYQISVK; via the coding sequence ATGAAATCAAATACTTTAAAAACAATAAGCTTTTTATTTTTAATGCTTTTTGCTGCACCTCAACTTTTTGCTCATGCTCTTTGGATAGAAACTAAAGCAACCGGAACTAAAGGAAAAGCTCAGGAAATTTCTGTTTATTTTGGAGAGTTCTCTGATAACGATATTACAAAAGCTGATAAATGGTTTTCTGATTTAAAGGATTTCTCTCTAGTTGTAATTTCTCCTTCAAAAAAAGAGATTAAATTGACTTCTAAAGCTTTAGACAATAAATACCAAGCCTTCTTTACACCAGATGAAGATGGAGTTTATACGATTGTAATGCACCATACAGTAAAAGACGTTTACGGTACTATGAAACTAGATTATAACTCTAGCGCAAATGTTGTCGTAGGAAATAAAGCTACTGGAAACAATATTGCTTCTAATACTAATAAAATCGCTGTTTTCTCAGAAAACGCAGATGCAGCCAAAAAAGACACTAAAATTACTGGTGTTGCGTCTTACGATGGAGCTATCGCAAAAGAAACTAAAATTAAAGTAATTGCACCAAACGGATGGGAAAAAGAATTATGGACAAATGATAAAGGAGAATTCTCTTTTACTCCAATCTGGTCTGGAAACTATATGGTAGAATATGCTCACACAGATAAATCATCTGGTGAACATAACGGTAAAAAATACGACGAAATCTGGAAAATGGCTACTTACCAAATTTCAGTAAAATAA